Proteins found in one Pontibacter sp. SGAir0037 genomic segment:
- a CDS encoding YceI family protein — MNTTKLNLQHRLVLFFIALLTLASCDTSIKTDKAEIGEAIENLGNAGADSFSVSTFKIDTTKSSVTWIGAKVTGRHNGVIPIQSGEILLSEKGMTGGSIIMDIASTRSTDKTIDAASNKKLTTHLRSPDFFDVKSHPTATFDFTSSEPYDSTAANQNNTTRSSSYSELRIKNPTHRITGNLTIKGKKKSITFPARVTVEDNTLKAKANFNIDRTQWGLIYRADQTLGNQTIHSDVNIGLDIVAKQ, encoded by the coding sequence ATGAACACTACCAAACTTAATTTACAGCACAGACTCGTTCTGTTTTTTATAGCCTTACTCACACTGGCCTCCTGCGATACCAGCATTAAAACCGACAAAGCTGAAATTGGCGAAGCCATAGAGAACTTAGGCAATGCAGGTGCAGACAGCTTTTCGGTATCCACTTTTAAAATTGATACAACTAAAAGTTCTGTAACTTGGATCGGAGCAAAAGTAACAGGCAGGCACAATGGTGTCATCCCGATCCAGTCAGGAGAGATTTTACTTTCTGAAAAAGGCATGACAGGTGGTTCCATTATCATGGACATAGCCTCCACACGCTCCACCGATAAAACAATAGATGCAGCCAGCAATAAAAAGCTAACCACTCACCTCCGCTCACCAGATTTTTTCGATGTAAAATCACATCCCACGGCTACTTTTGATTTTACCTCATCAGAGCCTTACGACAGCACTGCAGCAAATCAGAATAATACTACCCGCTCCAGTAGTTATAGCGAGCTTCGCATAAAAAACCCAACGCACCGCATCACCGGTAACTTGACCATTAAAGGAAAAAAGAAAAGCATCACTTTTCCAGCCAGAGTTACTGTAGAGGACAACACCTTAAAAGCTAAAGCCAATTTTAACATTGATCGCACGCAGTGGGGCTTAATTTACAGAGCTGATC